In Moorella sp. Hama-1, a single genomic region encodes these proteins:
- a CDS encoding ABC transporter permease, translating into MKRLNFLPALAGLAFILYIILPVASIFLNISWHRFGTTIRLPVVLQALQLSGLTTLAATAVTILLGTPLAYFLARRSFPGRVVIDTLLDLPLVLPPAVAGVALLMAFGRRGLLGSLLAGWGISLPFTTVAVILAQIFVSAPFFLKTARNGFAAVDTSLEAISLTLGKTPLQTFFRVTLPLAFPALFNGAIMAWARALGEFGATIMFAGNMPGITQTLPLAIYMAMDSNLEAALVMAALLVLVSFAVLLAVKKVAPGGDGYPHP; encoded by the coding sequence GTGAAACGCCTGAATTTCCTGCCGGCCCTGGCCGGCCTTGCTTTCATACTTTATATTATCCTGCCGGTGGCCAGTATCTTTCTGAACATCAGCTGGCACCGGTTCGGTACCACCATCAGGTTGCCGGTGGTCCTGCAGGCCCTGCAGCTCAGCGGCCTGACGACCCTGGCGGCCACCGCCGTGACCATCCTCCTGGGCACGCCCTTGGCCTATTTTCTGGCCCGGCGCAGCTTTCCCGGCCGAGTGGTCATCGACACCCTTCTGGACCTGCCCCTGGTGCTGCCGCCGGCTGTGGCCGGGGTGGCCCTCCTGATGGCCTTCGGCCGTCGCGGCCTCCTGGGGTCCCTGCTGGCGGGATGGGGGATCTCCCTGCCCTTTACCACTGTGGCCGTCATCCTGGCCCAGATCTTTGTCAGCGCCCCCTTTTTCCTGAAGACGGCCCGCAATGGTTTCGCCGCCGTGGATACCTCCCTGGAGGCTATCTCCCTGACCCTGGGTAAAACCCCCCTGCAAACCTTCTTCCGGGTGACCCTGCCCCTGGCCTTCCCGGCCCTGTTTAACGGGGCCATTATGGCCTGGGCCCGGGCCCTGGGAGAGTTCGGCGCCACCATCATGTTCGCCGGCAATATGCCGGGGATTACCCAAACCCTGCCCCTGGCCATTTATATGGCCATGGACAGCAACCTAGAGGCAGCCCTGGTCATGGCCGCCCTCCTGGTCCTGGTTTCCTTTGCCGTGCTCCTGGCGGTAAAGAAGGTTGCTCCGGGGGGTGATGGCTATCCTCACCCTTAA
- the modA gene encoding molybdate ABC transporter substrate-binding protein yields the protein MMKLRRTIIFIATIMIAALALAGCRQAGTGQTQPGPNQGQQPQGQLVVFAAASLTDAFGEIGRAFEQAHPGVTVKFNFGGSQQLRTQIEQGMAADIFASADQKYMQELVAKGLVEQPVDFTANTLTIIVPKNNPAGIKTAADLATKGKLDLAAPDVPIGKYARQALEKLDSLYGSGYSQQVEKRVVSQETTVRQVVAKVALGEADAGIVYVTDINSSYREKLATIPFPQEANVQANYPIAVVKGSKQAALARELVNLITSADGQKILAKYGFLPVKRGS from the coding sequence ATGATGAAACTCCGGCGCACCATCATTTTTATAGCGACCATAATGATCGCCGCCCTGGCCCTGGCCGGCTGCCGCCAGGCCGGGACCGGGCAGACCCAACCCGGCCCGAACCAGGGGCAGCAACCGCAGGGGCAGCTGGTGGTCTTTGCCGCGGCCTCCCTGACAGACGCCTTTGGTGAAATCGGCCGGGCCTTCGAGCAGGCCCACCCCGGCGTTACCGTCAAATTTAATTTCGGCGGCTCCCAGCAACTGCGGACCCAGATTGAGCAGGGCATGGCGGCCGATATTTTTGCCTCGGCCGACCAAAAATACATGCAGGAGCTGGTCGCTAAAGGCCTGGTAGAGCAACCCGTGGATTTCACCGCGAACACCCTGACCATCATTGTACCTAAAAACAACCCGGCTGGTATTAAAACCGCCGCCGACCTGGCTACAAAGGGTAAACTTGACCTGGCGGCGCCGGATGTCCCTATAGGGAAATACGCCCGCCAGGCCTTGGAAAAGCTGGATAGTCTCTATGGCAGCGGCTATTCCCAGCAGGTAGAAAAAAGGGTAGTCTCCCAGGAAACCACTGTCCGCCAGGTGGTGGCCAAGGTGGCCCTGGGGGAAGCTGATGCCGGTATTGTTTACGTCACCGACATCAATTCCTCCTACCGGGAAAAGCTGGCCACCATTCCCTTTCCCCAGGAAGCCAATGTCCAGGCTAACTACCCCATTGCTGTAGTTAAGGGTTCCAAACAGGCCGCCCTGGCCCGGGAACTGGTGAACCTGATCACGAGCGCCGACGGCCAGAAGATCCTGGCTAAATATGGCTTCCTGCCGGTCAAGCGGGGAAGCTAG
- a CDS encoding selenium metabolism-associated LysR family transcriptional regulator: MNFNHVLAFIATVEKGTLSAAAEELHLTQPAVSKQLQALEEYFGLRLLERRGREVRLTAAGEICYRHARIIASHLKQTRRELAELTQLVRGRLLLGASTTPGQYVLPRLIGAFRREYPRVEVVLTIADTQEVVQRLQDGEIDLGVVGASGRGRNLSYSRLTGDELVLIVPPGHRLAGAAAVAPAELKGEPLVWRESGSGTRRVVEERLAAAGLTIDPEQIVMELGSTEAIVSAVEAGLGISLVTSWAVEKSVQLGRLAVVTLEGVNLKRDIYLVRRRRDLSPAAEAFVNFAADHPPRGMGNATRPIS, translated from the coding sequence ATGAATTTTAACCACGTATTGGCCTTTATCGCTACCGTCGAAAAAGGAACCCTATCGGCAGCAGCCGAAGAATTGCACCTGACCCAGCCGGCGGTGAGCAAGCAACTCCAGGCTCTGGAAGAATACTTTGGCCTGCGCCTTTTAGAGCGCCGTGGCCGGGAGGTGCGGTTGACTGCTGCCGGGGAGATCTGCTACCGCCATGCCCGTATTATTGCCAGCCATCTAAAGCAAACCCGGCGGGAGTTGGCGGAACTGACCCAACTGGTGCGGGGCCGTCTTCTCCTGGGAGCCAGCACCACGCCAGGGCAGTATGTCCTGCCGCGGCTCATTGGCGCCTTTCGCCGGGAATACCCCCGGGTAGAGGTTGTCCTGACCATTGCCGACACCCAGGAAGTGGTGCAGCGCCTGCAGGATGGAGAGATCGACCTGGGGGTGGTGGGCGCCAGCGGCCGGGGCCGCAATCTCTCTTACAGCCGCCTGACCGGTGATGAATTGGTCCTGATCGTCCCGCCGGGGCATCGCCTGGCCGGGGCGGCGGCTGTAGCGCCGGCGGAGTTAAAGGGTGAGCCCCTGGTATGGCGGGAATCCGGCTCCGGGACCCGCCGGGTAGTGGAAGAGCGCCTCGCGGCAGCCGGCCTGACAATCGACCCGGAACAAATCGTCATGGAACTGGGCAGCACGGAAGCCATTGTCAGCGCTGTTGAGGCCGGTCTGGGTATCTCCCTGGTGACTTCCTGGGCCGTGGAAAAGAGCGTCCAGCTAGGCCGCCTGGCCGTCGTCACCCTGGAGGGTGTAAATCTCAAACGGGACATCTACCTGGTCCGGCGGCGCCGGGATTTGAGCCCGGCCGCCGAAGCCTTCGTGAACTTCGCGGCCGACCATCCCCCCCGGGGGATGGGGAACGCGACCAGACCGATCAGCTAA
- a CDS encoding L-lactate dehydrogenase, producing MSLQASTRVAIIGTGYVGASTAFALLFSPLVKELVLVDVNHAKAEGEAMDLAHAATLIRPVEVYAGRPADCAGSRIVIFTAGANQQPGETRLDLIHRNTAIVRQALPEILHYCPDALVLMVANPVDILTYVAWKISGLPENKVLGSGTVLDSARFRHLLSRHYRVDPRNIHAYVIGEHGDTEVPVWSLANVAGVGLEEFYLMDGIKEEEAFRVEISHQVREAAYEIIERKGVTSYGVALALSRITESILRNEHSVLTISSVIRELYGIDDEVALSLPCLVGSAGREKVLAIPLGAREKAALQHSAATLQQLISHLQL from the coding sequence ATGAGTTTACAGGCTTCGACCAGGGTAGCCATCATTGGTACGGGCTATGTTGGCGCCAGCACGGCCTTTGCCCTCCTCTTTAGCCCCCTGGTCAAGGAACTGGTCCTGGTGGACGTTAACCATGCCAAGGCCGAGGGTGAGGCCATGGACCTGGCCCATGCGGCGACCCTCATCCGGCCGGTAGAGGTCTACGCCGGCCGCCCGGCCGATTGTGCCGGTTCCAGGATAGTGATCTTTACGGCCGGTGCCAACCAGCAGCCCGGGGAGACCCGCCTGGACCTGATTCACCGCAATACAGCCATTGTCCGCCAGGCCCTGCCCGAGATTCTCCATTATTGTCCCGACGCCCTGGTCCTGATGGTGGCCAACCCGGTGGACATCCTCACCTACGTCGCCTGGAAAATCTCCGGCCTGCCGGAGAATAAAGTGCTGGGCTCGGGCACCGTCCTGGATAGCGCCCGTTTCCGTCACCTTCTGAGCCGCCACTACCGCGTCGATCCCCGCAATATCCATGCTTACGTTATCGGCGAGCACGGCGATACCGAGGTGCCGGTCTGGAGCCTGGCCAACGTCGCCGGTGTCGGCCTGGAAGAGTTCTACCTTATGGATGGTATCAAGGAAGAAGAGGCCTTCCGGGTGGAGATTAGTCACCAGGTCCGGGAGGCGGCCTACGAGATCATCGAGCGCAAAGGGGTGACCTCCTACGGGGTGGCCCTGGCCCTGAGCCGGATAACCGAAAGTATTCTCAGAAACGAGCACAGCGTCCTGACCATCTCCAGCGTCATCCGGGAACTCTACGGTATCGACGATGAAGTAGCCCTGAGCCTGCCCTGCCTGGTGGGCAGCGCAGGCCGGGAAAAAGTCCTGGCCATCCCCCTGGGAGCCAGGGAAAAAGCCGCCCTGCAACACTCAGCGGCCACCCTGCAACAGCTCATCTCCCACCTGCAGCTCTAA
- a CDS encoding helix-turn-helix domain-containing protein yields MRICGKRIRELREERGYSLQDLAQRAEVSVSYLSEIERGAKRPSLKTLDKVARALNLPREQLVEAGSEGGLAPGERIRLLRERSGKNLNALAEAAGISVSYLSEIERGNVYPAIDTLKKITAALEVPLSSVIGTGGSLGHKLRLAREERGLTQAELARAAGVSAGLIGQIEQGKVQPSLKTLEKVGSVLDISPCYFIAEDAGVDEVLNQMSPELRQLLMEPQVQSVLRLICNCNETELRFILNFIQLYKRSH; encoded by the coding sequence ATGCGCATTTGTGGCAAACGCATCCGGGAGCTGCGGGAGGAACGGGGTTATTCCCTGCAGGACCTGGCGCAGCGGGCAGAGGTCTCGGTTTCTTACCTGAGTGAAATTGAACGCGGCGCCAAAAGACCTTCTTTAAAAACCCTGGACAAGGTGGCCCGGGCCTTGAACCTGCCCCGGGAACAGCTCGTTGAGGCCGGTAGTGAAGGCGGCCTGGCGCCGGGGGAGAGGATCCGCCTCCTGCGGGAGCGATCCGGTAAAAATTTAAACGCCCTGGCTGAAGCGGCAGGGATCTCCGTCTCCTACTTGAGTGAAATTGAGCGGGGTAATGTCTATCCCGCCATTGACACCCTGAAAAAGATTACCGCGGCCCTGGAAGTCCCCTTAAGTTCGGTTATCGGCACCGGCGGCTCCCTGGGCCATAAATTGCGCCTGGCACGGGAGGAGCGGGGCCTGACCCAGGCCGAGCTGGCCCGGGCCGCCGGCGTTTCGGCCGGCCTCATCGGCCAGATTGAACAGGGCAAGGTGCAGCCCTCTTTAAAAACCCTGGAGAAGGTAGGGTCGGTCCTGGATATTTCCCCCTGCTATTTTATCGCCGAAGACGCCGGGGTCGATGAGGTGTTAAACCAGATGAGCCCCGAGCTCCGCCAGCTCCTTATGGAACCCCAAGTCCAGTCGGTTTTGCGGCTGATCTGTAACTGCAATGAAACGGAACTGCGGTTTATCCTTAATTTTATCCAGCTTTACAAACGAAGCCATTAA
- a CDS encoding peroxiredoxin family protein: protein MYPKWRVPALIILVMVAVLALSFFLPRRGDQVHAPAFTLSTLDGSQVSLASLKGQVVVLNFWATWCPYCVAEMDELDAAAGRLAPRGVKVLAVNIMQRETMEKIHAFLGTKPHNYLVLLDEGSNVAGAYGVSGIPTTFIIDRQGLLRRVKNGPLGPGELDSLLRDLL, encoded by the coding sequence TTGTATCCTAAATGGCGGGTACCGGCCCTAATTATCCTGGTGATGGTCGCCGTCCTGGCCCTGTCCTTTTTCCTGCCCCGCCGGGGCGACCAGGTCCATGCCCCGGCCTTCACCCTGTCGACCCTGGACGGCAGCCAGGTGAGCCTGGCGAGTTTGAAAGGGCAAGTGGTAGTGTTGAATTTTTGGGCCACCTGGTGCCCGTACTGCGTAGCCGAGATGGATGAGCTCGATGCCGCTGCCGGGAGGCTGGCTCCCCGGGGAGTGAAGGTCCTGGCGGTCAATATCATGCAGCGCGAGACCATGGAGAAGATCCACGCCTTTCTGGGTACTAAACCCCATAACTACCTGGTCCTTCTGGATGAGGGTAGCAACGTGGCCGGTGCCTACGGGGTCAGTGGCATTCCTACCACCTTTATCATTGACCGCCAGGGCCTCCTCCGCCGGGTGAAAAACGGTCCCCTGGGCCCGGGTGAGCTGGATAGTTTGCTGCGGGACCTGCTTTAA
- a CDS encoding cytochrome c biogenesis CcdA family protein, with product MAEVSLAVAFVAGLLSFFSPCILPLLPAYFTYLGGSAVAGGRVQDLDRSFLAGRAALFTAGFALIFILLGASAGGLGYLLQAYRPVVNRLGGILIIVFGLQVAGIGRLPFLAREKKWELRPRTPGAAASFLLGMAFAAGWTPCIGPVLASILIYAGSQATLLQGMLLLATYSLGLALPFLVAALALGPVLHSLRKFSRYMPQISLISGFILVAMGLLVFFGRLNAFI from the coding sequence GTGGCCGAAGTATCCCTGGCTGTGGCTTTTGTAGCCGGCCTGCTCTCCTTCTTTTCTCCCTGTATTCTACCCCTGCTGCCGGCTTATTTTACTTACCTGGGCGGTTCCGCCGTCGCCGGCGGCCGGGTCCAGGACCTGGATCGTTCCTTTTTAGCCGGGCGGGCAGCCCTCTTTACGGCCGGTTTTGCCCTTATCTTCATCCTCCTGGGGGCCTCGGCCGGGGGGCTGGGTTATCTCCTCCAGGCCTACCGGCCGGTAGTAAATCGCCTGGGGGGAATCCTGATAATAGTATTCGGTTTGCAGGTGGCCGGAATTGGCCGTCTGCCCTTCCTGGCCCGGGAGAAAAAGTGGGAGCTCCGGCCCCGGACCCCCGGGGCGGCCGCTTCCTTTCTCCTGGGAATGGCCTTTGCCGCCGGCTGGACTCCCTGTATCGGACCCGTCTTGGCCTCAATTTTGATTTACGCCGGCAGCCAGGCCACCCTGCTCCAGGGCATGCTCCTCCTGGCCACCTATTCCCTGGGCCTGGCGCTGCCCTTCCTGGTAGCTGCCCTGGCCCTGGGGCCGGTTTTACACTCCTTGCGGAAGTTTTCCCGTTATATGCCGCAAATATCCCTGATTAGCGGGTTTATCCTTGTTGCTATGGGCCTGCTGGTCTTTTTTGGCCGTTTGAACGCTTTTATTTAA
- a CDS encoding glycosyltransferase: MDWETISTAQILYLITVGFYLLFFGLFLRYFYWKWYSVKYHWRKRLPLDAEKVQTLAAEKGLEIPFFTIMVPARNEAEVIANTIDHLASLNYPNERYEIMVITDEKEVLARAEGQGNGPTTMEVVEAKIREFADRPGMPQLKHCTVPYDFDGRYRGSRRGHSIPSTKGRALNYGLEFVDPRTTICGFYDAESHPEADVLLYIAWSWLQDPRERIWQGPVFQVRNFYQLGIITKIAAIYQAISHEIYLPILMKKLPFVGGTNLFVGRHLLERIGGYDHRALTEDLELGVRAYLAAGVWAEYFPYFSTEQTPATLYAFFRQRLRWGSGHLQVCDKFRYAYQYAWDKRGFLLHNLFWKGPGEWLLYQGAVLVPLSIVVLGMNGGLDPSIVPFKIRLVLHYLVFIYFGFTFYAYAHFHRLMAPVNWWQQFIGFLQLLALPFASFFLPLPYTTASIMKALNRQPQAWVKTPRTKEATR; the protein is encoded by the coding sequence ATGGATTGGGAAACGATAAGTACAGCCCAGATTCTTTATTTAATTACTGTCGGTTTTTATTTGCTCTTTTTTGGCCTCTTCCTGAGGTATTTCTACTGGAAGTGGTACTCCGTCAAGTATCATTGGCGCAAGCGCCTGCCCCTGGACGCCGAAAAGGTCCAGACCCTGGCTGCCGAGAAAGGCCTGGAAATCCCCTTCTTTACCATTATGGTCCCGGCCCGTAACGAGGCCGAGGTGATTGCCAACACCATCGACCACCTGGCCTCCCTGAACTACCCCAATGAGCGCTATGAAATCATGGTGATCACCGATGAAAAAGAGGTCTTGGCCCGGGCCGAAGGTCAGGGTAACGGCCCCACCACCATGGAGGTAGTGGAGGCTAAAATCCGGGAATTCGCCGACCGCCCGGGGATGCCCCAGCTCAAGCACTGCACCGTTCCCTACGACTTCGACGGCCGCTACCGGGGCTCCCGACGGGGGCACAGCATCCCCTCCACCAAGGGCCGGGCCCTGAACTATGGCCTGGAGTTCGTCGACCCGCGGACGACCATTTGCGGTTTTTATGACGCCGAGAGCCATCCCGAGGCTGATGTCCTCCTCTACATAGCCTGGTCCTGGCTCCAGGATCCGCGGGAACGCATCTGGCAGGGTCCGGTATTCCAGGTACGCAATTTCTACCAGTTGGGCATTATCACCAAGATCGCCGCCATCTACCAGGCTATTTCCCACGAGATCTACCTGCCCATATTAATGAAAAAGCTTCCCTTCGTGGGTGGTACCAACCTTTTTGTTGGCCGTCACCTGCTGGAGCGTATCGGCGGTTACGACCACCGCGCCCTGACCGAGGACCTGGAACTGGGGGTCCGGGCCTACCTGGCAGCAGGAGTATGGGCCGAGTACTTCCCCTACTTCAGCACCGAACAGACTCCGGCTACCCTGTATGCCTTTTTCCGCCAGCGTCTGCGCTGGGGCAGCGGTCACCTGCAGGTCTGCGATAAATTCCGCTACGCTTACCAGTATGCCTGGGATAAAAGGGGTTTCCTCCTCCACAACCTTTTCTGGAAGGGCCCGGGCGAGTGGCTCCTTTACCAGGGAGCCGTCCTGGTACCGCTATCCATCGTGGTCCTGGGAATGAACGGCGGTCTCGATCCGTCAATTGTACCCTTTAAAATTCGCCTGGTCCTCCACTACCTGGTGTTCATCTATTTCGGCTTTACCTTTTATGCCTATGCCCACTTCCACCGTTTAATGGCGCCGGTTAACTGGTGGCAACAATTCATCGGGTTTTTGCAGCTCCTGGCCCTGCCCTTTGCCAGTTTCTTTTTACCACTGCCCTATACTACGGCTTCCATCATGAAAGCCCTGAACCGCCAGCCCCAGGCATGGGTGAAGACGCCGCGAACTAAGGAGGCTACCCGTTAA
- a CDS encoding ferredoxin, with amino-acid sequence MKVTVDKDLCIACGTCIDLCPGVFDPHSAPLDIVTNIFGGP; translated from the coding sequence ATGAAAGTTACTGTCGACAAGGATCTCTGCATTGCCTGCGGCACCTGCATTGACCTGTGCCCGGGTGTTTTTGACCCACATTCCGCACCTCTGGATATAGTTACCAACATTTTTGGGGGGCCTTAA
- a CDS encoding IS1634 family transposase — protein sequence MPVAIDNMRFFRAGPAALIARLCDVLKITEIIDAVVEWDPVQCHLSPGTRVKALIINLLVDREALYHVERFFENQDLEVLFGTEQQIRAEDFNDDALGRALDKLFASGQLKKLFSSIALTAAATHNVPIEGIHVDTTSISVQGAYEGEGDLDITFGFSKDHRPDLKQFLIGLTVNKDGLPILGQSLDGNTSDKSWYPQVIEELVQNFSPAKLKEIIFVADCALVTKDNLALLVQEEENKPALQFISLLPENFGLNKEIKAEAFHTGAWQEIGNLSQKEDAARYKSQSFVREIDGKDFRLIVVHSTTLDKRKEKSLLKKWAKQKETLAKAARELSRRPFACDADARKAIELFCQEYRHQPFIFKGTVTEEIESSYAKRGRPKKEEQPQNTVVYHAYIQVDEDPEAMAQEKDLASTFVLITNLMDTAAYPDGEVLKEYKEQNAVERQFRFLKQPVLLGPIFLKNKDRVEAMSFVFQLALLVAAYLEYRVRKNLEQQEAPLILPGKRKSTNPTARALLEMFDYLLVVKQGPDRALINYHGSEVIRALELAGFGKEIYLFPPSGGG from the coding sequence ATGCCCGTAGCCATCGATAATATGCGCTTCTTCCGGGCCGGTCCCGCAGCCCTGATCGCCAGGCTATGTGACGTCCTAAAGATAACAGAAATCATTGATGCCGTAGTCGAATGGGACCCGGTCCAGTGCCATCTTTCCCCGGGCACTCGGGTTAAGGCGCTGATCATTAATCTCCTAGTAGACCGGGAGGCCCTTTATCATGTCGAGCGCTTTTTTGAGAACCAGGACCTGGAGGTCTTGTTTGGAACTGAGCAACAGATCCGGGCTGAAGATTTTAACGACGACGCCTTGGGTCGGGCCCTGGATAAACTCTTCGCCAGCGGCCAGTTAAAGAAGTTGTTCTCCAGCATTGCCTTAACTGCCGCCGCAACTCACAACGTGCCTATCGAAGGCATCCACGTCGATACTACCTCCATTTCCGTGCAGGGAGCCTATGAGGGTGAAGGAGATTTAGATATCACCTTCGGTTTTAGCAAAGATCATCGCCCCGACCTCAAGCAGTTTCTCATCGGTTTAACCGTAAACAAGGACGGGTTACCCATTTTAGGTCAGAGCCTGGACGGCAATACGAGTGATAAGTCCTGGTATCCTCAGGTTATTGAGGAATTGGTGCAAAACTTCAGCCCGGCAAAGCTTAAAGAGATCATCTTTGTGGCGGACTGCGCCCTGGTAACCAAGGATAACCTGGCGCTGCTGGTCCAGGAGGAAGAAAACAAACCAGCCCTCCAATTCATCTCCCTGTTACCGGAGAACTTTGGCCTTAACAAGGAGATCAAAGCCGAGGCCTTTCACACCGGCGCCTGGCAGGAGATCGGGAATTTAAGCCAGAAGGAAGACGCCGCCAGGTATAAAAGCCAGAGCTTTGTCCGGGAAATAGACGGCAAGGACTTCCGGTTAATCGTAGTTCACTCCACGACCTTGGATAAACGCAAAGAGAAGAGCCTCTTAAAAAAGTGGGCCAAGCAAAAGGAAACTTTAGCAAAGGCCGCCCGGGAACTCTCCCGGCGTCCCTTCGCCTGTGATGCCGATGCCAGGAAAGCCATAGAGCTCTTCTGCCAGGAATACCGCCACCAACCTTTCATCTTCAAGGGTACAGTTACTGAAGAGATAGAGAGCAGCTATGCCAAACGGGGGCGGCCCAAGAAAGAAGAGCAGCCCCAGAACACAGTTGTTTACCATGCCTACATCCAGGTAGATGAAGATCCGGAAGCAATGGCCCAGGAGAAGGACCTGGCTTCCACCTTCGTCCTTATTACCAATCTCATGGATACCGCAGCCTACCCCGACGGGGAAGTGCTCAAGGAGTATAAGGAACAGAACGCTGTCGAGAGGCAGTTCCGTTTTCTTAAACAGCCGGTCCTCCTGGGGCCTATCTTTCTCAAAAACAAGGACCGGGTAGAAGCCATGTCCTTCGTCTTTCAGTTAGCCCTTCTGGTGGCAGCTTACCTGGAGTATCGGGTTAGAAAAAATCTGGAGCAACAAGAGGCTCCTTTAATCCTGCCGGGCAAGAGGAAAAGTACTAACCCTACGGCCCGGGCACTCCTGGAGATGTTTGATTATCTCCTGGTAGTTAAACAAGGTCCGGACAGGGCGTTAATCAATTACCACGGTTCGGAGGTGATTAGAGCCCTTGAACTCGCGGGGTTCGGTAAGGAAATCTACCTTTTCCCACCTAGCGGTGGTGGGTAG
- a CDS encoding IS1634 family transposase: MPVAIDNMRFFHAGPAALIARLCDLLKIAEIIDAIVDWDPVQCHLSPGTRVKALIINLLVDREALYHVERFFENQDLEVLFGTEQQIRAEDFNDDALGRALDKLFASGQLKKLFSTIALTAAATHNVSIEGLHVDTTSISVQGAYEGEGDLAITFGFSKDHRPDLKQFLIGLTVNKDGLPLLGQSLDGNTSDKSWYPQVIAELAQNFSPAKLKEIIFVADCALVTKDNLALLVQEEEDKPALQFISLLPENFGLNKESKAEAFRTGSCQEIGNLSQKKDAARYKSQSFVREIDGKDFRLIVVHSTTLDKRKEKSLLKKWAKQKETLAKAARELSRRPFACDADARKAIELFCQEYRHQPFIFKGTVTEEIESSYAKRGRPKKEEQPQNTVVYHAYIQVDEDPEAMAQEKDLASTFVLITNLMDTAAYPDGEVLKEYKEQNAVERQFRFLKQPVLLGPIFLKNKDRVEAMSFVFQLALTLAAYLEYRVRKNLEQEEAPLILPGKRKSTNPTARALLEMFDYLLVVKQGPDRALINYHGSEVIRALELAGFGKEIYLFPPSGGG, encoded by the coding sequence ATGCCTGTAGCCATCGATAATATGCGCTTCTTCCATGCCGGTCCCGCAGCCCTGATCGCCAGGCTTTGTGATCTCTTGAAGATAGCTGAAATTATTGATGCCATTGTCGACTGGGACCCGGTCCAGTGCCATCTTTCCCCGGGTACTCGGGTTAAGGCGCTGATCATTAATCTCCTGGTCGACCGAGAGGCCCTTTATCATGTCGAGCGCTTTTTTGAGAACCAGGACCTGGAGGTCTTGTTTGGAACTGAGCAACAGATCCGGGCTGAAGATTTTAACGACGACGCCTTGGGTCGAGCCCTGGATAAACTCTTCGCCAGTGGCCAGCTGAAGAAGCTGTTCTCTACCATTGCCTTAACCGCCGCCGCTACCCATAACGTGTCCATCGAGGGCCTCCATGTGGATACCACCTCCATTTCCGTGCAGGGAGCCTATGAGGGCGAAGGAGATTTAGCTATCACCTTCGGTTTTAGCAAAGATCATCGCCCCGACCTCAAGCAGTTTCTCATCGGCTTGACCGTAAACAAGGATGGGTTACCCCTTTTAGGTCAGAGCCTGGACGGCAATACCAGCGATAAGTCCTGGTATCCCCAGGTGATTGCGGAACTGGCCCAGAATTTCAGCCCGGCAAAGCTTAAAGAGATCATCTTCGTGGCGGACTGCGCCCTGGTAACCAAGGATAACCTGGCGCTGCTGGTTCAAGAGGAGGAAGATAAACCAGCCCTCCAATTCATCTCCCTGTTGCCGGAGAACTTCGGCCTTAACAAGGAGAGCAAAGCCGAGGCCTTCCGCACCGGCTCCTGCCAGGAGATCGGGAATTTAAGCCAGAAGAAAGACGCCGCCAGGTATAAAAGCCAGAGCTTTGTCCGGGAAATAGACGGCAAGGACTTCCGGTTAATCGTAGTTCACTCCACGACCTTGGATAAACGCAAAGAGAAGAGCCTCTTAAAAAAGTGGGCCAAGCAAAAGGAAACTTTAGCAAAGGCCGCCCGGGAACTCTCCCGGCGTCCCTTCGCCTGTGATGCCGATGCCAGGAAAGCCATAGAGCTCTTCTGCCAGGAATACCGCCACCAACCTTTCATCTTCAAGGGTACAGTTACTGAAGAGATAGAGAGCAGCTATGCCAAACGGGGGCGGCCCAAGAAAGAAGAGCAGCCCCAGAACACAGTTGTTTACCATGCCTACATCCAGGTAGATGAAGATCCGGAAGCAATGGCCCAGGAGAAGGACCTGGCTTCCACCTTCGTCCTTATTACCAATCTCATGGATACCGCAGCCTACCCCGACGGGGAAGTGCTCAAGGAGTATAAGGAACAGAACGCTGTCGAGAGGCAGTTCCGTTTTCTTAAACAGCCGGTCCTCCTGGGGCCTATCTTTCTCAAAAACAAGGACCGGGTAGAAGCCATGTCCTTCGTCTTTCAGTTAGCCTTGACTTTGGCCGCTTACCTGGAATACCGGGTCAGGAAAAATCTGGAGCAAGAGGAGGCTCCTTTAATCCTGCCGGGCAAGAGGAAAAGCACTAACCCTACGGCCCGGGCACTCCTGGAGATGTTTGATTATCTTCTGGTAGTTAAACAAGGTCCGGACAGGGCGTTAATCAACTACCACGGTTCGGAGGTGATTAGAGCCCTTGAACTCGCGGGGTTCGGTAAGGAAATCTACCTTTTCCCACCTAGCGGTGGTGGGTAG